DNA from Glycine soja cultivar W05 unplaced genomic scaffold, ASM419377v2 tig00005180_1_pilon, whole genome shotgun sequence:
TTTGGTGAGAGAGCTATGTTTCCTTTCATACAACATGGCGgcagaaatatttttgtaacaGTACTCAAGCTGAAATGCTTGTGAGAACTCTTCAATCAAGGACTTATGTGTAATATGAATAAAACTAGCATCATCCAGATGATGCAAATCTGTTCCATGATCAATACATAGCTTGCCTTCTCTCACCAACCCCTTAATGCTTACTTGATGACCGTGACCATGTATTCCACATGGGACCATCCATTTAAATAGACACAAATTTGTTGTGACATTAAGTGCTAAGCCATGATAGGTTATCCAGTGAGACACTCTGATACCAACAGCAGCCAGTTTCTCATTTCCTGTAATATATTACTAAGTAGAATAAGGTAAAAGACAGATGATTTTAGAATCTTGTTATATTTCAAATTGAATCATGACAAACTCACATGCATAAATGAATGTGTTTTATAATCTTATTTCTCAATTGTAGTAGTAGCAGTCTCTGCCTTAAATCCAAGTAGAATATCGAAAAGGGTATAAATCTGGCAACACACTTCTAAGCATAAGGAAGGAGCCTCACAAAGTTTTCGGAGTCCCATTTGGTGTATGATaccaagaaataaaaaactattggATGATATTTGACAATACTTAGATTAAAACATTAAACCAGGCTGTATAATTATTAACAGTTAATGTGTTCAATAACCAAGATAACTTAGAACCAGAGCAGGAAGTGAGGAGCAAAAACCATCAATGAGTGTTATATCAACGGGATTTAGAGATTTACCAACCCAAACTCCAGTTAAACCTTCCAGCCTAGAAGCCTGAATTGAACATGATGAAGAAAGAACACGAATAACAACCTCTTCAAGAGTTCTAAGGTACCAATGAAGATCCATCTTGTGTCTTCAAAGGTTGATAATGGGGTACATAACTAGCTGTAATACGAAACACAGTTAAGTGTTACAAAACACTgctcaaaataaaatcaaaacagGGAATTTCCAAACTGTAAGCAAGTAATTCAGAGGAAACACCTGACCATGGCCATGGTATGTAACTTCTCCACCACGCTCAGTGTGATAAATATTAAAGGGAGCATTTTGGTTTTTTCCTACACTACACATTTTCTCTCCTCAATTTTCCCAAAATACACCTATATGAAGTGTGTGGAAAGAAGTCAGGACAGGGAACCCGACTTCTCtttggtttcatttttttttaatttaatttttttaataaattttgatttgttttttttaaaatattcttttataaaaataatttacttttgttgatgttattattttattttttaaataatgagaatgatttttgtttaataatttattaacaatcttaaaataattaattaatagtcttaaataaataaaaaggcaaagtgattaaaaaaagataaattaattaaaaatacaataaatatatagttaTCTCACATCTTAGgtatattatatgaaaaaattaaaacactcaaataataaaaaatactgaCAATTAGAGAGACaagaataataaacaaaatataataaatgaaaataatagaatatactaataaaaacaattgaaaataacaaaactaatcataatttgaaaagggttgaaaataacaacttgCTTGATGATATCTTGAGTGTCCTGATGCTACACACAgaaattttaaatcttattgAATTTGTTCCCATGAATAAGTAAtctaaaaaattgtcttgtagTATCTTCCACTTATACATGGTGGATCAAAGTAAGTTGACTATACCATCGTGTTAATGGTACATAATAATTTCATAGGATCAACACATGGGTACTGCTAATTGCATATTAACATTGTGCAAAcatcatctttattttttaattgcagAGAAAGATTGTTAGTCAGTGGTAAATTCATCCACAAATTAGTCATTAGTtaatagagaatgaaaaaagatggttaacatagaatgaaaaaaaaaaaaaagattgatgaCCAGCATCtattttttaatgcaaaaataatatttaaaaaaaaaacaagtgaattaattttaaaaaaaatgaaaccaaaGAAAAGTAGGGTTCCTAACACGACCtcttaactttaaaattttaatcaaaaaattaattcttttttaaattaaaaaaaaaaaacaaaaaacaaaaccaaagagAAACTTCTCTCCAAACTTCAAGAACAGGTGTAGTTTAGGAATTATTTTTCATGTAAgggtattttgaaaaaaatgagaagagaAAAGATATAATGCAGGAAAAAAACCGAGCATTTTTTCTTGTCAAACTGGAGGTTCTCCTCCATACTAGCTGTACCTAATGTATAAACAGAAGAGTGTTGTAGAATAATAAGGGTGTCAGTGCAATCTCCTTCCTTTTCAATTTGTGCCTTCTTTTCCCTGACAATCTCCTTTTGCCAAAGACCAGGCCACTTCATAAGGTACTTGCTCCTGATGCAAATCAAAGAGATCACAGCtgcaaatttcattttatgatTAGATTTTCCAATGTTAGGAACTGTCATGACAGTGGAAATGGAAGAGTAGATCAGTACAACTTACATCCTTCTGTGGCCATTTATTGAAAGAGAGTTGAATTTGGATGGTTTGGAATATAGGAGTGGCTTGTGCTGCTTAAAGTATGGCCCCAGGGGTAGAGTAGGGTATGATGATGCTGTTGATGGGAGTGTGCTGAAACAATATGTACCCAACAAAATCAAGTCTAATTTTCTATATCGAACTCTCTTTAATGGTACCAAGTGTACATGTAATGTGAAATCAGTGGAGCAATCATAGAAAAATGGAGAGAATTAGGAGATCAATGAGCTCAACCCAAAAATGTACAAGACAAAGTTTAACatataagatattaaatatGCCTCAAAATTTAAGATCAGAAAGGACTTCTCCTTCCACACATCTACTTGATTCATCTGCCTTGTCTTTTGTATTCTTAACTAAAACAGAACTAATAAAGCAGACAAAGTAAAGCACCAAACAAGTCATCAAGGTACAAACCaacaaaattaagaaagatTTGCCTAAGTGTTCCCACTTGCTAGCTGAGACATTAGTCGTGCACCAAAGGAGCCAAACTCCTATTAGTTGAATCTTATGGTGACACGTAGTCATTTACATAAGATCAACAATAATAGGATAAAAGTAACAGCTCCAATGGTAAAAAGGGTCTATGCCTCATTACTATACGAATCAAGTGGGGGAAAGGAGGACCCAGAAGGAAAACCCTAATGGGAAACCTCCATAATTAAATTGCTTTTGCACAGCTATGACTCAAAACGCTTCCATGATAAGAATTAAGGAAGGCGATCTTAAGGACCGTGCTTACACAAGTAGTATTTAAACTGCCTATAACAGTGCATGACACAATATTTCACACAAATTGACAATCGAAGCAGTAGAAAAATGTGCAACAAAACTGCAGCGCAACcaatatttaaaaccttgggCTTTACATTAAGACTCAGAATGGATGCTACATGGCACAATGCTTACACAAAGTGcagaaaaacaacaataataggTAACAGATATGTACATCCCTCTGATTTTATTTCTCCTCAAGGGAATTCAGTCCTCAAAAGTATCAAACAAACCCACAAAAAATCATCTTTACCCTTCGAAAAATACTATACAACTTACcgtgaaatataaaattaaccaTATTGCAATCAATCAAATTGAAATATACAAACTTTTCCCCATCAAAAGAGGgtagaaaaaagagaagaactTCATccagtttaaattaaaattaaccagTCACAACAATACACGTAATACTcccaaagaaaacaaagagaaacaCTCAGGAATTCAAATCTGGTAAAAGTGATATTGAGCATGATTGTGAGTGTCTATACCGGTTTATCCCTTAATATTTCCCACATTAATACAACAACCATGAATCCGTTCATTTTCCACTCTTCTGaaacatcaataaaaaatcTAACTTTTGAAACAATAAATGAACCTTATAGCATGCAATACACAATAACAACATTGACAATAACAAAAGTGTTATCAAACTAAACGAGATTTGTAACACAAAcagtaaaaataaacaaacatcaatagaaaattctcaatGCACCAAAACACAGGGTAACCTCCCGTTACCAGTCCCCCTCAGTAACCCTCTCAGAAGCGGCAAAACATAGCAACTATACATAGGG
Protein-coding regions in this window:
- the LOC114404166 gene encoding octanoyltransferase LIP2p, chloroplastic-like, whose product is MDLHWYLRTLEEVVIRVLSSSCSIQASRLEGLTGVWVGNEKLAAVGIRVSHWITYHGLALNVTTNLCLFKWMVPCGIHGHGHQVSIKGLVREGKLCIDHGTDLHHLDDASFIHITHKSLIEEFSQAFQLEYCYKNISAAMLYERKHSSLTK